In the genome of Oncorhynchus kisutch isolate 150728-3 unplaced genomic scaffold, Okis_V2 scaffold1179, whole genome shotgun sequence, one region contains:
- the LOC116365170 gene encoding protein PELPK1-like — MPQLPTMPLQKRPSAPAPQLKQLPAIPLQKRPQAPAPQLKQLPAIPLQKRLAPAPLLKQLPNIPLQKRPSNPAPQLKQLPAIPLHKRLAPAPQLKQLPAIPLQKRPQAPAPQLNQLPAIPLQKRLAPAPLLKQLPNIPLQKPPSAPAPQLKQLPAIPLHKRPQAPAHLLKQLPAIPLQ, encoded by the coding sequence ATGCCGCAACTGCCAACCATGCCTCTGCAGAAGCGGCCGTCGGCCCCCGCGCCTCAGCTGAAGCAACTGCCAGCCATACCTCTGCAGAAGCGGCCACAGGCCCCCGCGCCTCAGCTGAAGCAACTGCCAGCCATACCTCTGCAGAAGCGGCTGGCCCCCGCGCCTCTGCTGAAGCAACTGCCAAACATACCTCTGCAGAAGCGGCCATCGAACCCCGCGCCTCAGCTCAAGCAACTGCCAGCCATACCTCTGCACAAGCGGCTGGCCCCCGCGCCTCAGCTCAAGCAACTGCCAGCCATACCTCTGCAGAAGCGGCCACAGGCCCCCGCGCCTCAGCTGAATCAACTGCCAGCCATACCTCTGCAGAAGCGGCTGGCCCCCGCGCCTCTGCTGAAGCAACTGCCAAACATACCTCTGCAGAAGCCGCCGTCAGCCCCCGCGCCTCAGCTGAAGCAACTGCCAGCCATACCTCTGCACAAGCGGCCGCAGGCCCCCGCGCATCTGCTGAAGCAACTGCCAGCCATACCTCTGCAGTAG
- the LOC116365171 gene encoding probable endo-1,3(4)-beta-glucanase An02g00850 isoform X3, translating into MAFGLSLSVSWICCLLIGGITCFTLKGNAHGHPAYTGPEPTGSYAQASVVSGPNAKATGQNATSAEATGHNATSAEATGHNAMSSVKSGPGASAEATGPGASAEATGPGASAEASGPGASAVATGPGASAEATGPGASAEATGPGASAEATGPRASSAEATGHNVTSAEATGHNATSAEATGHNAMSSVKSGPGASVEATGPGASAVASGPGASAEATGPGASAEATGPGASAEATGPGASAEATGPGASAEATGPGASAEATGPGASAEAAGPGASAEATSLEQTARPLN; encoded by the exons ATGGCTTTTGGACTCTCTTTGAG tgtttcTTGGATTTGTTGCCTGCTAATTGGAGGGATAACTTGTTTTACACTTAAAG GTAACGCTCATGGGCATCCTGCCTACACTGGACCTGAACCAACTGGATCCTATGCCCAAGCAagtgtggtgtctggtccaaATGCTAAAGCTACTGGCCAAAATGCCACGTCAGcagaagctactggccacaatgccacgtcagcagaagctactggccacaatgccatGTCAAGTGTAAAGtccggccccggcgcctcagcagaagcaacaggccccggcgcctcagcagaagcaacaggccccggcgcctcagcagaagcgtccggccccggcgcctcagcagtagcgacaggccccggcgcctcagcagaagcgacaggccccggcgcctcagcagaagcgacaggccccggcgcctcagcagaagcgacagGCCCCCGCGCCTCGTCAGcagaagctactggccacaatgtcacgtcagcagaagctactggccacaatgccacgtcagcagaagctactggccacaatgccatGTCAAGTGTAAAGtccggccccggcgcctcagtagaagcaacaggccccggcgcctcagcggTAGCGtccggccccggcgcctcagcggaagcaacaggccccggcgcctcagcggaagcaacaggccccggcgcctcagcagaagcaacaggccccggcgcctcagcagaagcaacaggccccggcgcctcagcagaagcaacaggccccggcgcctcagcagaagcaacaggccccggcgcctcagcagaagcggcaggccccggcgcctcagcagaagcgacaaGCCTTGAACAGACGGCCCGACCACTCAACTAG
- the LOC116365171 gene encoding protein PELPK1-like isoform X4 has product MPQLPTMPLQKRPSAPAPQLKQLPAIPLQKRLAPAPQLKQLPAIPLQKRPQAPAPQLKQLPAIPLQKRLAPAPQLKQLPAIPLQKRLAPAPQLKQLPAIPLQKRPQAPAPQLKQLPAIPLQKRLAPAPLLKQLPNIPLQKRPSNPAPQLKQLPAIPLQKRLAPAPQLKQLPAIPLQKRLAPAPQLKQLPAIPLQKRPQAPAPLLKQLPNIPLQKRPALHRRPDPSTS; this is encoded by the coding sequence ATGCCGCAACTGCCAACCATGCCTCTGCAGAAGCGGCCGTCGGCCCCCGCGCCTCAGCTGAAGCAACTGCCAGCCATACCTCTGCAGAAGCGGCTGGCCCCCGCGCCTCAGCTGAAGCAACTGCCAGCCATACCTCTGCAGAAGCGGCCACAGGCCCCCGCGCCTCAGCTGAAGCAACTGCCAGCCATACCTCTGCAGAAGCGGCTGGCCCCCGCGCCTCAGCTGAAGCAACTGCCAGCCATACCTCTGCAGAAGCGGCTGGCCCCCGCGCCTCAGCTGAAGCAACTGCCAGCCATACCTCTGCAGAAGCGGCCACAGGCCCCCGCGCCTCAGCTGAAGCAACTGCCAGCCATACCTCTGCAGAAGCGGCTGGCCCCCGCGCCTCTGCTGAAGCAACTGCCAAACATACCTCTGCAGAAGCGGCCGTCGAACCCCGCGCCTCAGCTCAAGCAACTGCCAGCCATACCTCTGCAGAAGCGGCTGGCCCCCGCGCCTCAGCTCAAGCAACTGCCAGCCATACCTCTGCAGAAGCGGCTGGCCCCCGCGCCTCAGCTGAAGCAACTGCCAGCCATACCTCTGCAGAAGCGGCCACAGGCCCCCGCGCCTCTGCTGAAGCAACTGCCAAACATACCTCTGCAGAAGCGGCCGGCCTTGCACAGACGGCCCGACCCCTCAACAAGCTAG
- the LOC116365169 gene encoding probable GPI-anchored adhesin-like protein PGA18 translates to MAVTFGLSLSVSWICCLLIGGITCFTLKGNAHGHPAYTGPEPTGSYAQASVVSGPNAKATGHNATSAEATGHNATSAEATGHNATSAEATGHNATSAEATGHNATSAEATGHNAMSSVKSGPSASAEATGPGASAVASGPGASAEATGPGASAEATGPGASAEATGPGASAVATGPGTSAVATGPGTSAVATGPGASAEAAGPGASAEATSLEQTARPLN, encoded by the exons ATGGCTGTGACTTTTGGACTCTCTTTGAG tgtttcTTGGATTTGTTGCCTGCTAATTGGAGGGATAACTTGTTTTACACTTAAAG GTAACGCTCATGGGCATCCTGCCTACACTGGACCTGAACCAACTGGATCCTATGCCCAAGCAagtgtggtgtctggtccaaatgctaaagctactggccacaatgccacgtcagcagaagctactggccacaatgccacgtcagcagaagcaactggccacaatgccacgtcagcagaagctactggccacaatgccacgtcagcagaagctactggccacaatgccacgtcagcagaagctactggccacaatgccatGTCAAGTGTAAAGTCCGGCCCcagcgcctcagcagaagcaacaggccccggcgcctcagcggTAGCGtccggccccggcgcctcagcagaagcaacagggcccggcgcctcagcagaagcaacagggcccggcgcctcagcagaagcaacaggccccggcgcctcagcagtaGCGACAGGCCCCGGCACCTCAGCAGTAGCGACAGGCCCCGGCACCTCAGCAGTAGcgacaggccccggcgcctcagcagaagctgcaggccccggcgcctcagcagaagcgacaaGCCTTGAACAGACGGCCCGACCACTCAACTAG
- the LOC116365171 gene encoding probable endo-1,3(4)-beta-glucanase An02g00850 isoform X2 yields MAVTFGLSLSVSWICCLLIGGITCFTLKGNAHGHPAYTGPEPTGSYAQASVVSGPNAKATGQNATSAEATGHNATSAEATGHNAMSSVKSGPGASAEATGPGASAEATGPGASAEASGPGASAVATGPGASAEATGPGASAEATGPGASAEATGPRASSAEATGHNVTSAEATGHNATSAEATGHNAMSSVKSGPGASVEATGPGASAVASGPGASAEATGPGASAEATGPGASAEATGPGASAEATGPGASAEATGPGASAEATGPGASAEAAGPGASAEATSLEQTARPLN; encoded by the exons ATGGCTGTGACTTTTGGACTCTCTTTGAG tgtttcTTGGATTTGTTGCCTGCTAATTGGAGGGATAACTTGTTTTACACTTAAAG GTAACGCTCATGGGCATCCTGCCTACACTGGACCTGAACCAACTGGATCCTATGCCCAAGCAagtgtggtgtctggtccaaATGCTAAAGCTACTGGCCAAAATGCCACGTCAGcagaagctactggccacaatgccacgtcagcagaagctactggccacaatgccatGTCAAGTGTAAAGtccggccccggcgcctcagcagaagcaacaggccccggcgcctcagcagaagcaacaggccccggcgcctcagcagaagcgtccggccccggcgcctcagcagtagcgacaggccccggcgcctcagcagaagcgacaggccccggcgcctcagcagaagcgacaggccccggcgcctcagcagaagcgacagGCCCCCGCGCCTCGTCAGcagaagctactggccacaatgtcacgtcagcagaagctactggccacaatgccacgtcagcagaagctactggccacaatgccatGTCAAGTGTAAAGtccggccccggcgcctcagtagaagcaacaggccccggcgcctcagcggTAGCGtccggccccggcgcctcagcggaagcaacaggccccggcgcctcagcggaagcaacaggccccggcgcctcagcagaagcaacaggccccggcgcctcagcagaagcaacaggccccggcgcctcagcagaagcaacaggccccggcgcctcagcagaagcaacaggccccggcgcctcagcagaagcggcaggccccggcgcctcagcagaagcgacaaGCCTTGAACAGACGGCCCGACCACTCAACTAG
- the LOC116365171 gene encoding mucin-13-like isoform X6: MSSVKSGPGASAEATGPGASAEATGPGASAEASGPGASAVATGPGASAEATGPGASAEATGPGASAEATGPRASSAEATGHNVTSAEATGHNATSAEATGHNAMSSVKSGPGASVEATGPGASAVASGPGASAEATGPGASAEATGPGASAEATGPGASAEATGPGASAEATGPGASAEATGPGASAEAAGPGASAEATSLEQTARPLN, translated from the coding sequence atGTCAAGTGTAAAGtccggccccggcgcctcagcagaagcaacaggccccggcgcctcagcagaagcaacaggccccggcgcctcagcagaagcgtccggccccggcgcctcagcagtagcgacaggccccggcgcctcagcagaagcgacaggccccggcgcctcagcagaagcgacaggccccggcgcctcagcagaagcgacagGCCCCCGCGCCTCGTCAGcagaagctactggccacaatgtcacgtcagcagaagctactggccacaatgccacgtcagcagaagctactggccacaatgccatGTCAAGTGTAAAGtccggccccggcgcctcagtagaagcaacaggccccggcgcctcagcggTAGCGtccggccccggcgcctcagcggaagcaacaggccccggcgcctcagcggaagcaacaggccccggcgcctcagcagaagcaacaggccccggcgcctcagcagaagcaacaggccccggcgcctcagcagaagcaacaggccccggcgcctcagcagaagcaacaggccccggcgcctcagcagaagcggcaggccccggcgcctcagcagaagcgacaaGCCTTGAACAGACGGCCCGACCACTCAACTAG